The Cronobacter sakazakii genome has a window encoding:
- a CDS encoding DUF1493 family protein, which produces MQNIEKEIIEFINQDYNPKKYFLFCPKHPVTRDTRIRDDLNLVFEDNEALLQTYFRRWHVEPGGFEILDYFHPDYFGSKEPDPHKPLTVAMLVESAKAGRWLYE; this is translated from the coding sequence ATGCAAAATATTGAGAAAGAAATAATCGAATTCATCAACCAGGATTATAACCCCAAAAAGTATTTTCTCTTTTGCCCCAAACATCCCGTGACGCGCGACACCCGTATCAGAGACGACCTGAATCTCGTTTTTGAGGACAACGAAGCGTTACTGCAAACCTATTTCCGCCGCTGGCATGTTGAGCCAGGCGGCTTTGAAATACTCGATTATTTTCATCCCGACTATTTTGGAAGCAAAGAGCCTGACCCGCATAAACCTCTCACCGTCGCAATGCTGGTGGAGAGCGCAAAGGCGGGGCGCTGGTTATATGAATAA
- the urtD gene encoding urea ABC transporter ATP-binding protein UrtD, which yields MHATDTLYTRQYETDRFRAETDPVLQLEKINVSFDGFQALTDLTLSTGIGELRCIIGPNGAGKTTLMDVITGKTRPQSGRAIYDQQTDLTRLEPVEIARRGIGRKFQKPTVFEALTVFENLELAQKGDKSVRGTLRARLNAEQTDRIDAMLTTLRLGAERQRLAGALSHGQKQFLEIGMLLMQEPHLLLLDEPAAGMTDAETDYAAELFRALAGKHSLMVVEHDMGFVETIADKVTVLHQGQVLAEGSLAEVQANEQVIDVYLGR from the coding sequence ATGCACGCCACGGATACGCTCTATACCCGGCAGTATGAGACCGACCGCTTTCGCGCCGAGACCGATCCGGTGCTGCAACTGGAGAAAATCAATGTCAGTTTTGACGGCTTCCAGGCGCTCACCGATCTGACGCTCTCGACCGGCATCGGCGAACTGCGCTGTATTATCGGCCCCAACGGCGCGGGCAAAACCACGCTGATGGATGTGATCACCGGCAAAACCCGGCCCCAGAGCGGGCGCGCGATTTACGATCAGCAAACCGACCTGACGCGCCTTGAACCGGTGGAAATCGCCCGGCGCGGTATCGGGCGCAAATTCCAGAAGCCAACGGTGTTTGAGGCGCTGACGGTGTTTGAGAATCTGGAGCTCGCGCAAAAGGGCGATAAATCGGTGCGCGGCACGCTGCGCGCGCGGCTGAATGCCGAGCAGACCGACCGTATCGACGCGATGCTGACAACGCTGCGCTTAGGGGCAGAGCGCCAGCGCCTGGCTGGCGCGCTCTCGCACGGTCAGAAGCAGTTTCTGGAAATCGGCATGCTGCTGATGCAGGAGCCGCACCTGCTGCTGCTCGATGAGCCCGCGGCGGGCATGACCGACGCGGAAACCGACTACGCCGCCGAGCTGTTTCGCGCGCTGGCGGGCAAACATTCTCTGATGGTGGTGGAGCACGATATGGGCTTTGTGGAGACCATCGCCGACAAAGTGACGGTGCTGCATCAGGGCCAGGTGCTGGCGGAAGGCTCGCTTGCCGAGGTTCAGGCCAACGAGCAGGTGATCGACGTCTATCTCGGGCGTTAA
- the urtE gene encoding urea ABC transporter ATP-binding subunit UrtE — protein sequence MLNVDELHQYYGGSHILRGVSLEARTGEVTCLLGRNGVGKSTLLKCLMGLIPAKTGSVTWQGDVITRYKPHQRVAAGISYVPQGREIFPRLTVEENLLMGLSRFRGAEARSVPEEIYMLFPVLKSMRQRRGGDLSGGQQQQLAIGRALASRPQLLILDEPTEGIQPSVIKEIGEVIRALAARGDMAILLVEQFYDFAAGLADNYLVMSRGAIVQRGPGAAMEADGVRGLVAI from the coding sequence ATGTTAAACGTGGATGAACTGCATCAATACTATGGCGGCAGCCATATCCTTCGCGGCGTGTCGCTTGAGGCGCGCACGGGCGAGGTGACCTGTCTGCTCGGGCGCAACGGTGTGGGCAAAAGCACGCTGCTGAAATGTCTGATGGGGCTGATTCCGGCGAAAACCGGCTCGGTCACCTGGCAGGGCGACGTTATTACCCGTTATAAACCGCACCAGCGCGTGGCGGCAGGCATCTCGTATGTGCCGCAGGGACGTGAGATTTTCCCGCGGCTGACGGTGGAGGAAAACCTGCTGATGGGGCTGTCACGCTTTCGCGGTGCAGAGGCCAGAAGCGTGCCAGAGGAGATTTATATGCTCTTTCCGGTGCTGAAATCGATGCGCCAGCGGCGCGGCGGCGATCTCTCCGGCGGGCAACAGCAGCAGCTTGCCATCGGCCGGGCGCTCGCCAGCCGTCCGCAGTTATTGATCCTCGACGAACCCACCGAGGGCATTCAGCCATCGGTCATCAAAGAGATTGGCGAGGTGATCCGCGCGCTGGCCGCCCGCGGCGATATGGCCATTCTGCTGGTAGAGCAGTTTTATGATTTCGCCGCCGGGCTTGCGGATAACTATCTGGTGATGTCCCGCGGCGCTATCGTGCAACGCGGCCCCGGCGCTGCGATGGAAGCCGACGGCGTGCGGGGGCTGGTTGCGATTTGA